The following proteins are co-located in the Silene latifolia isolate original U9 population chromosome 1, ASM4854445v1, whole genome shotgun sequence genome:
- the LOC141647415 gene encoding protein FAR1-RELATED SEQUENCE 5-like, with the protein MSVSSVSSETSSASIVPSCTPQCIQADDVHGGNHLSLIVTPGGSEEWIRNVATQFKPRIGQSFATLDECIEFYETYADACGFEPRKSSTKRFRGSGDIKTKLIVCNREGFRGTQPKVLPSNGEEEKRIKPYDPKKTKITRIGCKAKILFRFVLKEIDQVKVPLFVVDQFHAAHNHLLCPLKYKEFQNKSRHLNLHQKQTIIDNCKVNIGPTTTFRSYKEYVDGYQNVGACLTDFKNFGREVKCFIGQRDAQMFINQLEVLSETRPGFYFAYEVDANKCLVRVIWADAEARRNYSLYGEVMTFDPTYSTNRFDIKFCPFTGVDHHKKSVTFAASLLGGERPNFIWVFQKFLECMGGKEPNCLFTDQCPAMKIAVPAVFKTAAHQPFDFEEKWSALIEEFHLEDNGWLTYMFNKRQRWIPAYYRDIPLGCLLRTTQRSESMNSFFKRAGDSSRDSTTRFLDVEDAILRTTYTVAFNPTTFDAKCSCKMFERKGYICKHIIWILSSKGAFRQKFKPGPETMTKQQELEMLLGVKCSDEVQILPPVKCKNKGSGKRLTSKKQMSIEKAQKPKRFCNNCKQMAHHDKRNRPNPNFFETSEHSGDDNESDTSSLADVD; encoded by the exons ATGTCAG TATCATCAGTATCATCTG AGACTTCTTCTGCTTCTATTGTCCCTTCTTGTACTCCACAATGCATACAAGCTGATGATGTGCATGGTGGAAATCACCTTTCTTTGATTGTCACCCCTGGAGGTTCTGAGGAGTGGATACGGAATGTTGCCACTCAATTTAAACCTAGAATAGGACAAAGTTTTGCTACCTTAGATGAGTGTATCGAATTTTATGAAACTTATGCGGACGCTTGCGGATTTGAACCAAGAAAGTCTTCAACTAAAAGATTTCGTGGTAGTGGTGATATAAAGACAAAACTGATTGTCTGTAATAGAGAAGGGTTTAGGGGTACTCAGCCGAAAGTGTTACCATCTAATGGTGAAGAGGAGAAAAGGATCAAACCATATGATCCTAAGAAGACCAAGATTACTAGGATTGGTTGTAAGGCCAAGATTTTATTCAGATTTGTCCTCAAAGAAATTGACCAAGTTAAAGTCCCACTTTTTGTTGTTGATCAGTTTCATGCTGCCCATAATCACCTTCTTTGTCCACTAAAGTATAAAGAATTTCAGAACAAATCTAGACATCTTAATTTACATCAGAAACAAACAATCATTGACAATTGCAAGGTGAATATCGGCCCAACGACTACTTTCAGGTCTTataaggagtatgttgatggttATCAAAATGTGGGAGCTTGTTTGACTGACTTTAAAAATTTTGGTAGGGAAGTCAAATGTTTTATCGGGCAGCGGGATGCTCAAATGTTCATAAATCAGCTTGAAGTGCTTTCTGAAACTAGGCCAGGGTTTTATTTTGCATATGAGGTTGATGCGAATAAGTGTTTGGTTCGTGTTATTTGGGCTGACGCAGAGGCACGTCGAAACTACTCACTGTATGGTGAGGTGATGACATTTGACCCAACCTATTCAACCAATAGGTTTGACATCAAATTCTGTCCTTTTACTGGTGTTGATCACCACAAGAAGTCGGTCACCTTTGCTGCTTCACTTTTGGGTGGAGAACGACCAAATTTCATTTGGGTTTTTCAGAAATTCTTAGAATGTATGGGTGGAAAGGAACCCAATTGTTTATTTACCGACCAATGCCCGGCAATGAAAATTGCAGTGCCTGCTGTTTTTAAGACTGCTGCCCACC AGCCTTTTGATTTTGAAGAGAAGTGGTCTGCATTGATCGAGGAGTTTCATCTGGAAGATAATGGATGGTTGACATATATGTTTAACAAGAGGCAACGTTGGATTCCGGCTTATTATCGTGACATTCCTCTTGGTTGTCTTCTCAGAACAACCCAACGTTCTGAGAGCATGAACAGCTTCTTCAAGCG CGCTGGAGATTCTTCAAGGGATTCCACTACAAGGTTTCTTGATGTTGAAGATGCAATATTGCGTACTACGTATACTGTAGCATTTAATCCCACAACTTTtgatgcaaaatgttcatgtaaGATGTTTGAGAGGAAGGGATACATCTGCAAACACATTATTTGGATTTTATCAAGTAAAGGG GCATTTAGACAGAAATTCAAGCCTGGCCCTGAAACAATGACCAAACAACAAGAGTTAGAGATGCTTCTTGGGGTTAAGTGTTCAGATGAGGTTCAGATATTACCACCAGTTAAATGCAAAAACAAGGGTAGTGGCAAGAGGTTGACCTCTAAGAAACAAATGTCCATTGAAAAGGCACAAAAGCCGAAAAGGTTTTGCAATAattgtaaacaaatggcacatcATGATAAACGCAATCGCCCTAATCCAAATTTCTTTGAGACATCTGAGCACTCGGGTGATGATAATGAATCTGAT ACTTCTTCACTTGCGGATGTTGATTGA
- the LOC141605800 gene encoding uncharacterized protein LOC141605800, producing MVPNEVVIVKEDEIEEAKRTESKTHSPLHSSTPPPENTTDSDQGSKKHALLTSSTFHKLGTAPSNKFWEIAIAKDEASRMVPSPSSHSLRERLSVLAHKISWDSLKLAGKEWFRNPMNWALFLWIIGVTISGAILFLVMTGMLNAAIPKQSQRNAWFEVNNQIINALFTLMCLYQHPKRFYQLILLIRWNPDDIPKLRKVYCKNGTYKPHEWAHMLVVVLLLNLNCFAQYALCGLNVGYKRSERPALGVGITISVAIASAAIAGVYTIVSPLGKEYDFPVDEEAQISRTPSTIQNRTFERKRSFMAREEGRIVETSPTWKGGIFDFWDDISVAYLSLCCGCCVFGWNMERLGFGNKYVHVVTFFLFCSAPFWIFNLAALNIDDATTRQALGITGLVLCVFGLLYGGYWRIRMRKRFKLPGYTSCCGKPAVSDCALWLCCCWCSLAQEVRTANFYDIVEDKMCKKEHNGNVELQSSQLPSDDISRSERAGDDSQREGSDSQREGMATPMTPPSPLSIKREG from the coding sequence ATGGTTCCGAATGAGGTCGTGATTGTAAAAGAGGATGAAATTGAAGAAGCAAAACGAACCGAATCAAAAACACACAGCCCTCTTCATAGCTCAACACCTCCACCAGAGAATACCACAGATAGCGATCAAGGAAGTAAGAAACATGCCCTTTTAACTAGTTCCACGTTTCATAAACTAGGGACTGCCCCATCAAACAAATTCTGGGAGATTGCTATAGCAAAAGATGAGGCGTCTCGTATGGTACCAAGTCCCAGTAGTCATAGCTTACGAGAACGATTAAGTGTGTTGGCCCACAAAATAAGTTGGGATTCCCTGAAATTGGCGGGGAAAGAGTGGTTTAGGAATCCCATGAATTGGGCTCTCTTTCTTTGGATCATTGGGGTTACTATTTCCGGTGCCATTTTGTTCCTTGTTATGACTGGGATGTTAAATGCTGCCATACCCAAACAATCTCAGAGAAATGCCTGGTTTGAagtcaataaccaaattataaaTGCCCTTTTTACCCTTATGTGTTTATACCAACACCCCAAGAGATTTTACCAACTCATACTCCTTATCAGATGGAACCCGGATGATATTCCCAAATTAAGAAAGGTTTACTGCAAGAATGGTACTTACAAACCCCATGAATGGGCACATatgttggttgttgttttgcTCCTTAATTTAAATTGCTTTGCCCAATATGCTCTTTGTGGTCTTAATGTCGGGTACAAGCGATCAGAACGGCCTGCCCTTGGGGTCGGGATTACCATCTCTGTTGCTATAGCTTCTGCTGCTATAGCCGGAGTTTACACTATTGTTAGTCCCTTGGGTAAGGAATATGATTTCCCAGTTGATGAGGAAGCCCAAATTTCTAGGACTCCGTCAACTATTCAGAATAGAACTTTTGAGAGGAAGCGGTCATTTATGGCTAGAGAAGAGGGAAGGATCGTTGAGACCAGCCCGACATGGAAAGGCGGGATCTTTGACTTTTGGGACGACATTTCAGTTGCCTATCTATCACTCTGTTGCGGCTGTTGTGTGTTTGGATGGAACATGGAAAGATTAGGTTTTGGGAACAAGTATGTTCACGTGGTGACATTTTTCTTGTTTTGTTCGGCgccattttggattttcaatttggCTGCTCTAAACATAGATGATGCTACTACTAGGCAAGCTTTAGGGATCACTGGGTTAGTCCTTTGTGTATTTGGGTTACTCTATGGTGGCTACTGGAGGATAAGAATGAGGAAACGGTTCAAATTGCCGGGCTATACATCCTGCTGTGGTAAACCTGCTGTTTCCGATTGTGCCCTTTGGCTTTGTTGCTGTTGGTGCTCGCTTGCTCAGGAAGTTAGAACTGCAAATTTCTATGATATTGTTGAGGACAAGATGTGTAAGAAAGAGCACAATGGAAATGTTGAGCTACAGAGCTCCCAGTTGCCAAGTGACGATATATCCAGGTCTGAGAGGGCAGGAGATGATtcacaaagagaaggtagtgatTCACAAAGAGAAGGTATGGCCACACCAATGACACCGCCATCTCCCTTATCGATCAAAAGAGAAGGTTAG